A genomic window from Plutella xylostella chromosome 23, ilPluXylo3.1, whole genome shotgun sequence includes:
- the LOC119692514 gene encoding uncharacterized protein LOC119692514, whose translation MGCGDTFCSQEKAFIFINIAFAMYSGALLATAARLAWDPSTYAWLRFLCAAQYRVSAGYVLAAGAWLAGLVYLAAAAAAARRPPRRRRRTAAHCLHLYVVGVVSLFVSEVAYGAWMAASLAAWWRSSAQAQLARRAADLVHDLKPALLAMERYRDLAHPLYDMIEEMEQQAPNNVYVIVVFALIGFVLQIAAVVMARRLARRDPQLAEDEEGEKCAAEGGAGAAGEKALCAGGGKHDACCDELSEPERPVGWRKTANLRMYTILDKIF comes from the exons ATGGGCTGCGGGGACACCTTCTGCAGCCAGGAGAAGGCTTTCATCTTCATCAATATTGCATTCGCG ATGTACTCGGGCGCGCTGCTGGCCACGGCGGCGCGGCTGGCGTGGGACCCCAGCACGTACGCGTGGCTGCGCTTCCTGTGCGCGGCGCAGTACCGCGTGTCGGCGGGCTACGTGCTGGCGGCGGGCGCCTGGCTGGCAGGGCTGGTGTAcctggccgccgccgccgccgccgcgcgccgcccgccccgccgccgccgccgcaccgcCGCGCACTGCTTGCACCTC TACGTGGTGGGCGTGGTGAGCCTGTTCGTGAGCGAGGTGGCGTACGGCGCGTGGATGGCGGCGTCTCTGGCGGCGTGGTGGCGAAGCAGCGCGCAGGCGCAGCTGGCCCGGCGCGCCGCCGACCTCGTGCACGACCTCAAGCCCGCGCTGCTGGCCATGGAGCGCTACCGCGACCTCGCGCACCCGCTCTACGACATGATCGAG GAAATGGAGCAACAAGCGCCAAATAACGTGTACGTGATCGTCGTGTTTGCACTCATCGGCTTCGTACtacag ATCGCGGCGGTGGTGATGGCGCGGCGGCTGGCGCGGCGCGACCCGCAGCTGGCGGAGGACGAGGAGGGGGAGAAGTGCGCGGCGgaggggggcgcgggggccgcgggggagAAGGCGCTGTGCGCGGGGGGAGGGAAGCACGACGCGTGCTGCGACGAGCTGAGCGAGCCGGAGCGCCCCGTCGGCTGGCGCAAGACCGCCAACCTGCGCATGTACACCATACTCGACAAGATTTTCTAG